The sequence CGCTCGTCCTGTCTATCGTTTCGTCGTGCATCACGATGACCCTTCTGTCGCGAGATAGCCATACGTCGAGTTCTATCCCGTCCGCTCCCGCCTCAATGGCCCTCCTGAAAGCCAAAAGGCTGTTCTCCGGATATTTGCCGATAAAACCTCTGTGGCCGAGAATTATTATCCTACCCCGCTCCCACATCTAGGTCGCCTCAGTCCAGGTGAGTCAGGAGAATATAAACCTTTTCAGCCTCAATGGATCGTCAGAAATTACCGCGTTAGCAAGCCCAATAACCTTGGGGACTATCTCAATCTCGTTCATCTTGTAGTTCCAGAACCACACCTCTCTATTTTTCCGGTAGAGGTTGAGGAGAGCAACTAACCCTCCAAAACCGATGTATCCAACGAGGTCAAGGGGAACATGAATGGAATACACCCCCGCGCGGAGGCTCCTGAAAAGCCCCATTGCGTTTGTTATTGAAAACCCAACGCGACAGTCCGGGCACTCCCTGAGGATGATTGGAACCCACTCCCAGACGTCCGTTGAGATAACCACTCTCTCAAGCATCTTTTTCCGCTCAAGGAGGTCAAGGAGGGGGATTAGGGCCTCAATGTCTTTAAGGTCGGCGTTTATCAAGCCAGGCCGCAGTTTTAGAACCCTTTCCACAGTAGGGATGAGCTTTCCCATGGGATGAAGTCTTAAGAGTTCTCGATACGTCAGGGACTTGACCGAATATTCTCCTCCTTCGGCCTGGAACGCCCCATCGTGCACTGTCACCAGTCTTCCATCTGCCGTAATCCTTACATCGAACTCAATGCCATCACAGTGCTTAATGGCCCTCTCAAAAGCGGGGAGAGTGTTTTCCAGCGGCCCTTTTACGCCCCTGTGTCCAAGGATGATAGGCCTTTCACTGTCCATATCTGTCACCTCTTCCGGCGTTCGAAAATGGACTCACAAGTCTTAAAAGTTTCATCTATGTATTTTTCTGTTAGCATGGC is a genomic window of Thermococcus guaymasensis DSM 11113 containing:
- a CDS encoding glycerophosphodiester phosphodiesterase family protein, yielding MDSERPIILGHRGVKGPLENTLPAFERAIKHCDGIEFDVRITADGRLVTVHDGAFQAEGGEYSVKSLTYRELLRLHPMGKLIPTVERVLKLRPGLINADLKDIEALIPLLDLLERKKMLERVVISTDVWEWVPIILRECPDCRVGFSITNAMGLFRSLRAGVYSIHVPLDLVGYIGFGGLVALLNLYRKNREVWFWNYKMNEIEIVPKVIGLANAVISDDPLRLKRFIFS